The Streptomyces aurantiacus genome includes a region encoding these proteins:
- a CDS encoding citrate synthase, producing the protein MSDNSVVLRYGDGEYTYPVIDSTVGDKGFDIGKLRAQTGLVTLDSGYGNTAAYKSAITYLDGEQGILRYRGYPIEQLAERSTFLEVASLLINGELPTVDELSTFQNEITQHTLLHEDVKRFFQGFPRDAHPMAMLSSVVSALSTFYQDSHNPFDEKQRHLSTIRLLAKLPTIAAYAYKKSIGHPFVYPRNDLGYVENFLRMTFSVPAQEYELDPVVVSALDKLLILHADHEQNCSTSTVRLVGSSQANMFASISAGISALWGPLHGGANQSVLEMLEGIKANGGDVDSFIRKVKNKEDGVRLMGFGHRVYKSFDPRAKIIKAAAHDVLSALGKSDELLDIALKLEEHALSDEYFVSRNLYPNVDFYTGLIYRAMGFPTEMFTVLFALGRLPGWIAQWHEMIKEPGSRIGRPRQIYTGVVERDFVPVEER; encoded by the coding sequence GTGAGCGACAACTCTGTAGTACTGCGGTACGGCGACGGCGAGTACACCTACCCGGTGATCGACAGCACCGTCGGCGACAAGGGCTTCGACATCGGGAAGCTCCGCGCCCAGACCGGTCTGGTGACGCTGGACAGCGGTTACGGGAACACCGCCGCCTATAAATCCGCCATCACCTATCTCGACGGTGAGCAGGGCATCCTCCGCTACCGCGGCTACCCGATCGAGCAGCTGGCCGAGCGCTCCACCTTCCTCGAGGTGGCCTCCCTGCTGATCAACGGCGAGCTGCCCACGGTCGACGAGCTCTCCACCTTCCAGAACGAGATCACGCAGCACACCCTGCTGCACGAGGACGTCAAGCGGTTCTTCCAGGGCTTCCCGCGCGACGCCCACCCGATGGCCATGCTGTCGTCGGTGGTCTCCGCGCTGTCGACGTTCTACCAGGACAGCCACAACCCGTTCGACGAGAAGCAGCGCCACCTCTCGACGATCCGGCTTCTCGCCAAGCTTCCGACGATCGCCGCGTACGCGTACAAGAAGTCGATCGGCCACCCCTTCGTCTACCCGCGCAACGACCTGGGCTACGTCGAGAACTTCCTGCGGATGACCTTCTCGGTCCCGGCGCAGGAGTACGAGCTCGACCCGGTCGTCGTCTCCGCGCTCGACAAGCTGCTCATCCTGCACGCGGACCACGAGCAGAACTGTTCGACCTCCACCGTGCGCCTGGTGGGCTCGTCGCAGGCGAACATGTTCGCCTCGATCTCCGCCGGCATCAGCGCCCTGTGGGGCCCGCTCCACGGCGGCGCCAACCAGTCCGTCCTGGAGATGCTGGAAGGCATCAAGGCCAACGGCGGCGACGTCGACTCCTTCATCCGCAAGGTGAAGAACAAGGAGGACGGCGTCCGCCTGATGGGCTTCGGCCACCGGGTGTACAAGTCCTTCGACCCGCGCGCCAAGATCATCAAGGCTGCGGCGCACGACGTCCTCTCGGCCCTCGGCAAGTCCGACGAGCTGCTGGACATCGCGCTGAAGCTGGAGGAGCACGCGCTCTCCGACGAGTACTTCGTCTCGCGCAACCTCTACCCGAACGTCGACTTCTACACGGGTCTGATCTACCGGGCCATGGGCTTCCCGACCGAGATGTTCACGGTCCTGTTCGCCCTCGGCCGTCTGCCGGGGTGGATCGCCCAGTGGCACGAGATGATCAAGGAGCCCGGTTCGCGCATCGGCCGTCCGCGCCAGATCTACACGGGCGTCGTCGAGCGGGACTTCGTCCCGGTCGAGGAGCGCTAG
- a CDS encoding heavy metal translocating P-type ATPase: MTSTTAATPGTGTPSRIELTIGGMTCASCAARVEKKLNRMDGVTATVNYATEKARVSYADGVRVADLIATVVRTGYTAEEPPPPPPPAATSGEVAADTDGTGKHDPELASLRERLVVCALLATPVVLLSMVPAFQFDNWQWLALTLAAPAVVWGGLPFHRAAFTNARHGAATMDTLVSIGTLAAFGWSLWALFWGEAGMEGMRDEGFSLTVSRAQGSSAIYLEVAAGVVTLILLGRYLEARSKRQAGAALRALMELGAKDVSVMRGGREVRVPVASLAVGDRFVVRPGEKVATDGTVVEGTSAVDASMLTGESVPVDVTVGSSVTGATVNAGGRLVVEATRVGADTQLARMARLVEDAQNGKAEVQRLADRISGIFVPAVLLIAAGTFGGWLGVTGDTAAAFTAAVAVLIIACPCALGLATPTALMVGTGRGAQLGILIKGPEVLESTRRVDTVVLDKTGTVTTGRMTLQEVYAADGTDEERVLRLAGALEHASEHPIARAVAAGAEERTGPLPAVDGFENVPGLGVRGTVEGHAVLVGRARLLEEAGIALPAELLASRTRAEEAGRTAVTVAWDGAARGVVTVADAAKKTSAEAVRALRALGLTPMLLTGDNRTVAESVARSVGIDPAEVIAEVLPEDKADVIGRLQAEGRAVAMVGDGVNDAAALATADLGLAMGTGTDAAIEASDLTLVRGDLRVAADAIRLSRKTLSTIRGNLVWAFGYNVAALPLAAAGLLNPMIAGAAMAFSSVFVVTNSLRLRSFS; encoded by the coding sequence ATGACCAGCACCACCGCAGCGACCCCCGGGACCGGCACCCCGTCGCGGATCGAGCTGACCATCGGCGGGATGACCTGCGCCTCCTGCGCGGCCCGGGTGGAGAAGAAGCTCAACCGCATGGACGGTGTCACCGCCACGGTGAACTACGCGACGGAGAAGGCGCGGGTCTCCTACGCGGACGGGGTGCGGGTCGCCGACCTGATCGCCACCGTGGTCAGGACGGGCTACACGGCCGAGGAGCCCCCGCCGCCACCGCCCCCGGCCGCCACCTCCGGCGAGGTCGCCGCCGACACGGACGGGACCGGGAAGCACGACCCCGAACTGGCCTCGCTGCGCGAACGCCTCGTCGTCTGCGCACTCCTCGCCACTCCCGTCGTCCTGCTGTCGATGGTTCCGGCGTTCCAGTTCGACAACTGGCAGTGGCTCGCGCTGACCCTCGCCGCACCGGCCGTCGTCTGGGGCGGACTGCCCTTCCACCGGGCCGCGTTCACGAACGCCCGGCACGGCGCCGCCACCATGGACACCCTCGTCTCGATCGGCACGCTGGCCGCGTTCGGCTGGTCCCTGTGGGCGCTGTTCTGGGGCGAGGCGGGAATGGAGGGCATGCGGGACGAGGGCTTCTCGCTCACCGTCTCCCGGGCGCAGGGCTCCTCGGCGATCTACCTCGAAGTCGCCGCCGGGGTCGTGACCCTCATCCTCCTCGGCCGCTACCTGGAGGCCCGCTCCAAGCGACAGGCGGGCGCCGCCCTGCGCGCCCTCATGGAACTGGGCGCGAAGGACGTCTCCGTCATGCGCGGCGGCCGTGAGGTCCGCGTTCCGGTGGCCTCGCTGGCCGTGGGCGACCGTTTCGTCGTACGGCCGGGCGAGAAGGTCGCCACCGACGGCACCGTCGTCGAGGGGACCTCCGCGGTCGACGCGTCGATGCTGACGGGCGAGTCGGTGCCGGTGGACGTGACGGTGGGTTCGTCCGTCACGGGGGCGACCGTGAACGCCGGAGGGCGGCTCGTCGTCGAGGCGACCCGGGTCGGCGCCGACACGCAGCTCGCCCGGATGGCGCGGCTCGTCGAGGACGCCCAGAACGGCAAGGCGGAGGTGCAGCGCCTCGCCGACCGGATCTCCGGGATCTTCGTACCCGCCGTGCTGCTGATCGCGGCCGGCACCTTCGGCGGCTGGCTCGGGGTCACCGGCGACACGGCCGCCGCGTTCACCGCGGCCGTCGCCGTGCTGATCATCGCCTGCCCCTGCGCCCTGGGACTCGCCACCCCCACCGCCCTCATGGTCGGCACCGGCCGCGGCGCCCAGCTCGGCATCCTCATCAAGGGCCCCGAGGTCCTGGAGTCCACCCGCCGCGTCGACACCGTCGTCCTGGACAAGACCGGCACCGTCACCACCGGCCGCATGACCCTCCAGGAGGTGTACGCGGCCGACGGCACCGACGAGGAGCGGGTACTGCGGCTCGCGGGCGCCCTGGAGCACGCCTCCGAGCATCCGATCGCCCGGGCCGTCGCGGCGGGCGCGGAGGAACGGACCGGGCCCCTGCCGGCCGTGGACGGCTTCGAGAACGTCCCCGGGCTCGGCGTCCGCGGCACGGTCGAGGGCCACGCGGTGCTCGTGGGGCGGGCCCGCCTCCTCGAAGAGGCCGGGATCGCGCTGCCCGCCGAACTGCTCGCGTCCAGGACCCGGGCCGAGGAGGCCGGGCGGACCGCCGTGACCGTCGCCTGGGACGGAGCGGCACGCGGCGTCGTCACCGTCGCCGACGCGGCCAAGAAGACGAGCGCCGAGGCGGTCCGCGCGCTGCGCGCCCTCGGGCTCACACCGATGCTGCTGACGGGGGACAACCGGACCGTCGCCGAATCCGTGGCCCGCTCCGTCGGCATCGATCCCGCCGAGGTGATCGCCGAGGTGCTGCCCGAGGACAAGGCCGACGTGATCGGGCGGCTCCAGGCCGAGGGACGGGCCGTGGCGATGGTCGGCGACGGCGTCAACGACGCGGCCGCGCTCGCCACCGCCGACCTCGGCCTCGCGATGGGCACCGGGACGGACGCGGCGATCGAGGCGAGCGACCTGACGCTCGTACGGGGGGACCTGCGGGTGGCCGCCGACGCGATCCGACTGTCGCGGAAGACTCTTTCCACGATCCGGGGAAATCTCGTATGGGCGTTCGGCTACAACGTGGCGGCGCTGCCGCTCGCCGCGGCGGGGTTGCTCAACCCGATGATCGCGGGCGCCGCCATGGCGTTCTCCTCCGTGTTCGTGGTGACGAACAGCCTCCGGCTCAGGTCATTTTCATGA
- a CDS encoding heavy-metal-associated domain-containing protein translates to MTAQTDTPGSVTSVYQVSGMSCGHCEGSVSSEISEIAGVTSVKAVASTGEVTVVSTAPLDEEAVRAAVDEAGFELAGKA, encoded by the coding sequence ATGACCGCCCAGACCGACACCCCGGGCTCCGTCACCAGCGTCTACCAGGTGAGCGGGATGAGCTGCGGACACTGCGAAGGCTCGGTCTCCAGTGAGATCTCCGAGATCGCCGGCGTCACCTCCGTGAAGGCCGTCGCCTCCACCGGAGAGGTGACCGTGGTCTCCACCGCCCCGCTCGACGAGGAGGCCGTGCGCGCCGCCGTCGACGAGGCGGGCTTCGAGCTCGCCGGCAAGGCCTGA
- a CDS encoding PrsW family intramembrane metalloprotease encodes MTQPPPPGAPRARIPGPQQPPPALPRPGTGLWRRCLWGGLALWALTAVVTYATGSTTLLPTLILLGSFLAPVAYVLWAYEHHGRSLGVSMILGCFLTGGVLGVLGASVMEYYLLRPSLGMFVGVGLVEEAAKLAALMFVLRRQTRIRGVRAGLVLGASVGFGFAALESAGYAFDAAVSTRGIDLRALLETEILRGVLTPFGHGLWTAITGAVLLSRRRPDGRFRLTGPVVGAYLGVSLLHTLWDSTHGIALWMVARLAGTGLDRALFGQAYLPAATDEQQHLFTLLSAGGLVAVSLAGIAWVRSLAHRDPSWRNTP; translated from the coding sequence GTGACCCAGCCCCCGCCGCCGGGCGCGCCCCGAGCCCGCATCCCCGGCCCACAACAGCCCCCGCCGGCCCTGCCCCGGCCCGGTACCGGGCTGTGGAGGCGGTGCCTGTGGGGCGGGCTCGCGCTCTGGGCGCTGACGGCGGTCGTCACGTACGCGACCGGCAGCACCACCCTGCTGCCGACCCTGATCCTGCTGGGCAGCTTCCTCGCGCCGGTCGCCTACGTGCTCTGGGCGTACGAGCATCACGGGCGCAGCCTGGGCGTGAGCATGATCCTGGGCTGCTTCCTGACCGGCGGCGTGCTGGGCGTGCTGGGCGCCTCGGTGATGGAGTACTACCTGCTGCGCCCCTCCCTCGGGATGTTCGTCGGGGTCGGGCTCGTCGAGGAGGCGGCGAAACTGGCCGCGCTGATGTTCGTGCTGCGCCGGCAGACCCGTATCCGTGGTGTGCGGGCGGGGCTGGTGCTCGGCGCGTCGGTCGGCTTCGGCTTCGCCGCCCTGGAGAGCGCCGGGTACGCCTTCGACGCCGCCGTCTCGACGCGGGGCATCGATCTGCGGGCGCTGCTGGAGACCGAGATCCTGCGGGGCGTGCTCACTCCCTTCGGGCACGGCCTGTGGACGGCGATCACGGGTGCCGTCCTGCTCTCGCGGCGCCGCCCGGACGGGCGCTTCCGCCTCACCGGGCCGGTCGTCGGCGCCTACCTCGGCGTCTCGCTCCTGCACACCCTGTGGGACTCGACCCACGGCATCGCGCTCTGGATGGTGGCGCGGCTGGCGGGTACCGGACTGGACAGGGCGCTCTTCGGACAGGCCTACCTGCCGGCCGCGACGGACGAGCAGCAGCACCTCTTCACACTGCTGTCGGCGGGCGGCCTGGTCGCGGTGTCGCTCGCCGGCATCGCCTGGGTCCGCTCACTGGCGCATCGCGACCCCTCTTGGAGAAATACCCCCTAG